From Ascaphus truei isolate aAscTru1 chromosome 17, aAscTru1.hap1, whole genome shotgun sequence, the proteins below share one genomic window:
- the LOC142468428 gene encoding uncharacterized protein LOC142468428, with amino-acid sequence MPHTHVYTHTLIYTARETYTHTHTYTHTLIYTARETYTHTHTYTHTHLYTQRERRIHISTLYTHLYTQRERRIHIRTRIHTHLYTQRERRIHICTRIHTHLYTQRERRIHISTRIHTHLYTQRERRIHIRTRIHTHLYTQRERRIHIRTRIHTHLYTQRERRIHIRTRIHTHLYTQRERRIHIHTRIHTHLYTQRERRIHIRTLIYTARETYTHAHVYTHLYTQRERRIHIRTRIHTHLYTQRERRIHIRTRIHTHTYIHSERRIHIRTRIHTRIHTHTYTPRERRIHTCTRIHTHIYTATDTHTKHKRLYLIEERAFTHCNRSEIQVKLRVFGRNVDHCFNKISNFLFAKALCSAQLILNVIYLYTYTVAEDGCSVQEAGHTGVAHRRRGIQVWRTGGGAYRCST; translated from the exons cacacgtatacacacacacacttatatacacagcgagagagacgtatacacatacgcacacgtatacacacacacttatatacacagcgagagagacgtatacacatacgcacacgtatacacacacacacttatatacacagcGAGAGAGACGTATACACATAagcacactatacacacacttatatacacagcgagagagacgtatacacatacgcacacgtatacacacacacttatatacacagcgagagagacgtatacatatatgcacacgtatacacacacacttatatacacagcGAGAGAGACGTATACACATaagcacacgtatacacacacacttatatacacagcgagagagacgtatacacatacgcacacgtatacacacacacttatatacacagcgagagagacgtatacacatacgcacacgtatacacacacacttatatacacagcgagagagacgtatacacatacgcacacgtatacacacacacttatatacacagcgagagagacgtatacacatacacacacgtatacacacacacttatatacacagcgagagagacgtatacacatacgcacacttatatacacagcgagagagacgtatacacatgcacacgtatacacacacttatatacacagcgagagagacgtatacacatacgcacacgtatacacacacacttatatacacagcgagagagacgtatacacatacgcacacgtatacacacacacacttatatacacagcGAGAGACGTATACACAtacgcacacgtatacacacacgtatacacacacacacatatacaccgcgAGAGAGacgtatacacacatgcacacgtatacacacacacatatacaccgcgACAGACACTCATACAAAGCACAAGAGATTATATTTAATAGAGGAGAGGGCTTTCACACACTGCAACCGGAGCGAGATCCAGGTGAAGCTCCGCGTGTTTGGGCGAAACGTTGATCATTGCTTCAATAAAATATCCAATTTTTTATTTGCAAAAGCCCTGTGTAGTGCCCAGCTCATTCTAAATGTTATATACTTGTATACATACACCGTAGCTGAAGACGGCTGCAGCGTACAGGAGGCGGGGCATACAG GTGTGGCGCACAGGAGGCGGGGCATACAGGTGTGGCGCACAGGAGGCGGGGCGTACAGGTGTAGCACATAG